The Ipomoea triloba cultivar NCNSP0323 chromosome 13, ASM357664v1 genomic interval cagtttgacaacaattgagggaccaaatcggtgaTTTCCCCGAAATAAAATTAAGTAAGTTTGAAAGTTGAGTACCAAAGTGGTAAAATCTTAATAGTTGAGTGATCAAATTAGGTATTAATTGTAGGATATTccaaacaaaattacaaaataagcCAAATTATCCCTGAAATCTTCCAAATGTCACCGTCAAGAGGTGATAAGAACTAAGAAGGATGCAGTTGACATCTCATCTTTGGAAGTGTACTCCAAGGCAGCCTAACGacgaatatatatttttttgttgtccAAAGGTATCCCTCCAGCTGATAATCGGAAGACTAATCCAATCGTCTGtcccaacctcatgcttaagggacgaGATGCTGAATCACCAAGCCAACAATGTTGGTTAACGATGACTATATATGCTTAAGCTTTAATTGCAACTTGCCATAGCTGTTGTGATCAAATTGAGCTGGTAGCAATCTTTTTTCAGCGTGTGATGTTATGTTTGAACCGGGAAAGGAATTGAGTCGTCATCAAAATTTCAGACCAATCCTGCTAGGCTGAAGCCTGAAGGCGGCCATTGACGTGCTTGGTCAataatggcaaattattatgtggaccatgaatgcaatatacatctttaatatattaaaaatacattatttgtgtactgaatgtacattatttgataatatataaaaaaaattatgtattttatatattcaaataaatgaataatgcacttttagtatattaaaaatgtattttttatttatggttcacacaacacagatgtgtggaccatggtccatggaataatgattggtcaatcattattccatgaatcatggtccaaacatatgtgtgaaccataaataaaattacatttttaatatatgtaaaataattatttaaaaatacattattttttttatatattatcaaaaataatatacattcaatacacaaataatattttttttatatatattgcattcacGGTACatacacacaataatttgttgcGCTTAGTTCAGTGTCATTTCATATTTCTGATTTTTTAGTAAATTGTAGGAAAGACAgtgaaaaaaaagtgatttaattgtattgaaaattacacttacaatctaaagacatttatttaaatatatttcatgTCCCTCAATGCACTATAATTACTATGAATATCCAGACTTATTTAGGTCACATGTAATTGAATTATTCACAGATGCATTTTATATTTACTATGAATCAATAGGTTCGCATAATAGaaagggtaaaatagtaaaaGACAATGtaagtttaataatatttcCTTAGTGATGCAAGGATATTACAAAAGATGTTGTGTAAATAATTTAGGACATGATTTGTAATGCTAAGGCAATGCAATATTTATACAAGTTAGGGTCCCAACaaaattcttaaaaataaaGTGGACCACGAGACTAAGTCAAGATTCACGTGTTTGACCACGAAATTAAGTCAAGGTCCAACATTCTGAACCTGGAGATGTGCTCGAGGCGAGAAGGCTGTTGGCTCGAGGCTGGCCTCGAGGACCCTCACTCTCTATCCGGGTCATGGACTCTTGGATTGTGGGTCATGGACTCTTGGATTGTGGGTCATGGATTCTTCTTGGGCCGCCCAAGTCATCTTATTGGGCCCGAGCTATGGGCTCCTGAACCCCAAGTCCCTATTCTTGGGTGTTTACAATATATCCATCACCATCCCCCACTCTCCGAGTTGCGAGGAGTCGACAACGAGATAGAGTAAGTGTGTCTTGACCAATTGAGAATCTGATATGATAGGAACCAGCACTCATGGGATCCAATAAGAGTCCATAGTGGGCTCATCACTACATTCTTAAAGCATCATTAGTGGAATGAACAAGAAGTCCATTTGATAGAGTAAAGAATTAGAGAGGCTCAAATCTAATCCCAATCAAGGAAGATGGACACTTGTAgtattttacttgcatttttcAAACTGATTTTTAAGAGCGCTAATCATGCCACTTTCTTACTTAAATTAGGAATGTTTTTTCCTATTTTAAGTTTGTTATTGATAGGATATGGGCCCTAAGGATCGAAAGAGTAGCGGTGGCAGGTAAAAAGAGGGGAAGGACGGGAAGGTGCAAGATTGAGAAGAGGTGACAGTAAGCGAGTCGACCAGGGAAAGCTGGGAGCGACGGAAGTCGACTCAAGGTAGTGAATGTGATTAGGCCAATTAAGAAAGAGTGAAACCAATCAAGAAGTCGGTCGGATTAGCAAAGAGTTGGTCGAATCCCATTACATACCCGGGGCGTGTGAAAAAGGTAGCCAAATGAGTATGCAGGACTAATGGATGGAGGAGTCAGGTTGGCAAGGAGGAATAGATGAGGGGAACCAGGCAAGTAGGAATGAATGGATGGATGAACCAAGCTAGCGGGTCGAATGGATGGAGGAACCAGACTGGCGAACGGATGGACAAAGAAACCAGGACGGCAAATGGATAGATTGAGGAACCAAGTTTACAAGGCGAACAGATGGAGGAATCAGGTTGATAAGGATGGGTAGAAGACAGAATCAAGCAGATAAGGTCAAATGGGGGGTGAAGCCAGACATGGGGTGGAGAGGATCGAAAGAGCCGATTGAGCGAAGGTGAGTAGCCGGGAGGTCAGTCAAGTGCGACTAAGAGTAGAATATCTCGGGTGAACTAAGGCGTCAGGTCATTAATGAGTCATTACAGAAGAGTTAATAGTAATGAATTAATGTTAGAAGTGTCGTTGCAGGTAGCGTATCAACGCAGGAGAAATAGAGTCGGTAACGATAATTAACTCTTATGggatttattatattaattattgtagCAGTAGCATTTATGGTAGACCTATCATTGAACTCGGTAGTGCATGTATAAAAGCCTGGGAAAGGCGTTGTAAAAAGGGTTCACTATTTTGGAATACACAAGAGAATTTGTGAGAAGGCTTCAACTGTACTTTTCTAGTGACCTTGAGCCattttccggtagtgttggcctgcaaGTTGGCTGCTGCTTTGGTCAGAAAACCAACACTAGCGCCGTCTATGGAGAACGTGACAAAAGGTTGCGTGCTCACTTGAAAATTGAACGCACTCACCTGAAAATTGAGCTTGTTCTTCTACTACCGTTGCTCCAATTAATTTCCAATTATACGTCATTTTCTCCTATCTTCAAATAAATCTAATTTGAGCTCCAATATTTTCTCCAAAATTAATTTACTCTTTAAATTTTCTccttaaattacaattttgcatttttttccttattttgcTCAAACTCCAATTTCTACTCCTTTTTATGCTCAATTAAATAATCCTGCTTCTTTCTTTACTTCATTTACAACTCTTCCCCTTTCTTTACTTCATTTACAACTCTTCCCCATCTTCTTCTCTTTAAATTAGGTGTTGCTTCCCAAATCAAATTTAGAAACAAATTTCTCCTACACTAGTacatttataaaatgaaattttgaaatttctaaattttcaacaaaagtacatttttgctcatcaaaatcttattacaaatattcataacagatacatatatgtacatatacatatatgtgtatatacattaaAATTCAGTATTTAATGCAAGGACAatgatctttttatttttttcttctttattattaaaaaatagatcgATAAGTAGATGGgtaatgaattttaaaattactaaagTATTTAAATCCAATAGTAGGATAATAAAAGTAAGCAAATAACAACCATAATGGATATCAAATGCTATAGTAGGGTACAAAAGTTCccacaaaaaattatatcatgaatcatggtctaccttgcattgtgaaCGCTAATCCAAAATAATCTTCAGATTATGTGCCTGTAGTtgacatattatatacttacagTTAACCATTTAtgtacctataaataaattcatggcacataacatgttaattagagacacataaaattataaatatagacaCAAACTATTAACTACAtgtacagaatatgttaacttgcatacacataatatcttaattacaagcacataatttttggatcagAATCCAAAATGCAAGATGTACCATgtttcatggtataacaattgagtaCCCACCAAACGTCACCTATATATCTTTACAATGTAGGAGCATGTAAagactaattattttcaataattcttttctcataaatcaaacaATAGAGTCAATCTGGCCAACACTTTGTCTTTTAATTGGACTGACCTAGTGCGAATTAAAATTAGTTTGAGTATAGTACAGACTTAAAGGTACTTCAATTAGAGTCTATTTAGAAGACCTCATtgtctaaaagaaaaaaaaacaatggagtcaatattttaaataatttattttccatataatttaaattcaattgatTTCACAAATCACATGGGCCGTTAGAATTTGTTTTCTGAAGGGTGAAAAACCCCAAAAATAGTATTCCGGGGCCCCAATAAACACGGCCCATGACCACACAATACAATGAACTCTGTCACATAGAATTCTCCCTCCGCTAGGGTTTTTAAGATTAGGTTCCACTTCACTCGTCACTGCCGCCTTTGTTAAGGTTTCAGAATCCCCGTTTTCTGTCTCTCCGGCTCTCTAATCTTGTTCCGTGTTTTATCTTTTGATCCATTTCCATGGAGTCCAATCAGTAGACTTTCTTTACTGTTGAGTAATCTGTGTTGAAGATTCGGGCATTAGATACATCTCTGTGTACCCAAGTGAAAGTCCGAGGAATGGCGACCATGAACCCGTTTGACCTTCTGGGTGACGATGACAACGACGACCCATCTCAGCTCCTCGCTGCTCAGCAGCAAAAGCTTCCACCTTCAGCCCCGGCTGCCAAGAAGGGTCCTGCTCAGGCTCAGCCAGCCAAGcccgcctccgccgccgccgccaagATGCCCTCCAAGCCTTTGCCCCCGGCTGACGCTGGTAATCAGCATCACCTcctttaatataatatgtttaAGTGTGATTGTATTTGTTTCTATATCCCTTTATATACATTCTACATGCGCCTTCTTTTTCTCCAAATGATTTGGTCATTGATTAAATGAGTCGAACAAAGAGAACAATGTGGTTTTTGTGCCAATATTTTGGTTTGAGCTTAAGGTTGCTTAGCGGATGGATTGAAGTTTGTCTTTGATATGAGCTTCTGATTCTTTTCAAAGCACCTATATGTTGGTTTTCACTTCTCTTCCTGCTTAAACAAGTCCTGTGTGTACGTATTTATGGGGGTCTATTTGTATGTGTAGAATCATGGTGAACCTTGTAGTTTGTATTGAGACATTGGACCTTTTAAACATTTTGCTTAACACATGAATAAAAATGAATGTAGTAAATTTATTATAAGTGTTACAACAGTTACTTGTTCAATATTTTGTCTGACCACATAAGTACATGACATTTGTTCTATATTGATCAAGCATGAATCTCCAGTGCATTTTCCATGCATAAGAGCTGATGCTAATTCCATTTTTTCATGTTTAACAATTTTGTTGCAGTAAGGGAGTCCAAAACTGATTTTCAGCGAGGACGTGGTGGCCCACGTGGTGGGCGTGGTCGTGGTGGTGGCCGTGGCCGTGGGTTCAATCAAGATTCTATAGACACTGAGAATACCTTTGGCAGCAACAACGGTTTATCAGGGGGTTATAGACCTTCAGAAGAGGGAGAAGGTGGAAGGCCTTCTGAAAGAAGAGGAGGATATGGTGGACCTCGTGGGGGTTTCCGTGGTGGTCGCCGTGGAGGTTTCAGCAATGGTGAAGCTGCAGATGGGGAGCGCCCTCGGAGGACGTATGAGCGCCGAAGTGGAACAGGGCGTGGGTTAGTACTGCTCAATTTACTACACCTTTGCAGTTTTGCGTAGTGCACTCCAGTTTTTGGAAACATTCTTCTTTGTTGATTACgcgtctctttttttttttaaatgtgtgaTTTGTTGTAGGAATGAATTTAAGCGCGATGGTTCTGGTCGTGGGAATTGGGGAACTCCTACAGATGAGATAGCTCCGTAAGAATTATCTCAAATTACATGAATTTATTGTAGATATTgccatttgttttgatatttttgGTGTGTGTTCTAATGCTTTCTTTATTCTCAATTCAGAGAAACCGAGGAACCTATTAATGAAGTTGAGAAGACTGTTGATACTGAGAAACAAACTAGCCAGGAAGATACTGGAGATGCCAACAAGGATTCTCCGACAAATGAGACAGAAGAAAAGGAGCCCGAGGAGAAGGTAAAATTCTTTTGGAAAATGATAGGCATGCTCCTGGGAGTAAAACGTGTACTCTCGAACTTGgtgaattgtaattttttgaTTGTCACATCTAGTGATCATGTAATTGTATAGTTAGCTAATCATGATCTCCCACACTAGGAAGTACTTTTTACCCCCACAGGACACCTAGTATTATAACTCAATTCTTTTCTGGTAACCACCATCATTGCCCTACGGAAAAAATGCACCAGCCATTGAATGACGTATCCAATgagataatttttattataatttctcCTATTAAAACAGATGGAAAAAAGGTGTCTATTTCAATTGGAATTGTAATGTACAAGTTGCTAACATGCTCATGTTTGCTTGCTCACTTCAACTAATATTTCCTCTGACCCATTTTACCTTGTTTACGacggagtatttatttgtcaaaccaactctttcttctttgcttattttctttagtatttttttacttatttttaaagtttatttttttgtgcttaatagtacttttaatatagttcctaaatatataaattttgtatattaatacttaactttatattatgaaaaattgaattaaaaataacttcaatcaaggcTCATTAATTgaattagacacataaaatggttTATGCTTTGATAGGAGATGACTCTGGAGGAATATGAGAAGGTACTGGAGGAGAAGAGGAAGGCTTTGCTTGCATCAAAGCCTGAGGAGAGAAAAGTGTGCTTGGATAAGGAGTTTGCGTCTATGCAGTTGCTTTCCAACAAGAAGAATGATGAAGAAGTCTTCATTAAACTGGtgagttttgttttgttttataataaATGTGACCGTCCTTGTTGCATTTCTCCCTCGCTCGATGTTTCTGCTTATTGAAGTATTTATTTTGTCAAGTATTGGTGGTTTTTCCTGCTACCCTTCAAGTTTATGAGGTTTAGGAATAGCAGATTGATTCATGTCTATGTAACATGCAGGGGGGAtctgagaaagaaaaaaagaaagaggcTGGAGAAAAGGTTAAAAAGGtactatttttcttttcatgtttctctatatattttctttctgAATTGCTAGCTATAGGCTTTTGGCAAGTAGCAATTTAGCAGTTTTTGAGGTGTGCAAAATACTCTATATATGCAGACTCAATTCGCTGTGGTATAGTGCCCCTACTTTCAAGCAAATTGATTTTGAAACTATTTTAACGGACTGAATTGCTGTAATGTTTGTTATTGTACTAGAGATTCAGACATCTTGAAAATAGGTGTTCATTATACTAAAAATTTTCATGCGACTTGCTTCCCTATGGAGTTACCGTTACGAGTCAACCGGAGAATTAGAGCATACTAGAAACTTTGCAATATGTGCAAATTCTTTGCTTGCATTTTTTGTTTATCATTCATATAActcttaaaatgttattttggaTGTCAATACTTATTAGAATAGTAAAATTAAGTCAGAATGCATGTCATGAGAATCAGTTGTGTTTCCCGTTTCCTGGATATCTGGAAGAATCTCAGTTTTAATGTTTCTTCTCAAATTTGTAGTTTTTTCTTTGTTCATTCATCACCTTCTTCATACCCGACAACTCACCTTAACATGTTCTTTTGTTTCCAGACGAAAAACATCAACGAGTTTCTGAAACCTACTGAAGGAGAAAACTACTATCGCTCTGGTGGACGTGGGAGGGGCCGTGGGCGTGGCCGAGGAGGATACGGTGGAAACCTGTCCAGTGTTGACGCTCCATCTATTGAGGATGTAGGGCAGTTCCCTACCTTGGGTTCAAAGTGATGGACGCCCTTTTCCATCAACACCTTATGACTGTGACTTGTGATTGTTTCGACTCAGAAACCCGCTGGACCTGGTTGTTTCTTTACTACAATTATCTTTTTAAACATGTTCTTTTAAATAGTGTACATTTAGTTGTTACCGTCCGAGGGTTATATCTTCAACTTTCTTGGTTACAGTCTCTACTTTTAGAATTTAGGTACTCTTTTTACTACATCTTTGATTTCTTTCTGGGATCTTGACTTGAATTGGTAACAGTTTTGTTTTCTCAATCTGGGTTTTTATTTCACTGCATCTAGTTTCTGTTTTGTCTCTATAGTTCTCTGATGGTAAACATCAATAGAGGAGCATCTAATTCTGGTAAAGTTCTGACATCTCTGACAGTTTGGTTATCCTATGAAGTCGAATTTACTGAATCAAACACGATCCAATAATGAGTTGAAGAGATCCTCAGACTTAACAATGGCAAACTTCAATTTCCCATCAAATACACTCTTCAACTTTATTAAGTTCTTGAAGTTttgaaaaatgcaattaaatatttcaatttattaaaatggataaaaatgtttaaattattagtaATCAAGAGGTTATTGGTATATAGGTTGTCGTACTATGGTTGACCATTGTCATTGAATTGGAGACAAAATTCTTAAATGTGGAAAAGGTGACTAATGGTGGTAGGGATGAGCATAGTTATCAAAAAACCGTGGAAACTAATAATAATCGATTGGTTATAAGACTAAAAAATTTTTGGTTATTCGGCATCACCCGTTAAAAAGACGCAGTTATTACTGATAACTGAACTAATTGAAAATTTCAACGCGGTCACCAAATAACGCTTCCACTGAGATTCGAATCCACCCCTCACACGTGGAGGTGCAACCACTTTGGCTAGTATTATGTATTCTTTGTGTTTTGTGATCTGTAAACACTGAAGTATTAGCCTATTAATTACGAATAGTGTGAACTTGTATTATGTGTTCTTTGTGTTTTGTGATCTGTAAACACTGAAGTATTAGCCTATTAATTACGAATAGTGTGAACTTGGATTGTAGTTTATGAACAatttattatggagtattaattattaaatatgaattatggaattattaaatattaattacgTAGTCCACTGTCGGTTTTTCGACTATCGAAATAACCGACCGAAATCGACACAATCAGTTTCGTTCAGTTACATGTGTATGTTTGATCAGTTTTAGTCGGTTATGTAGTACTAAAAGATCCCATCGATTATTCAATTATCGGACGGTTATTAATCGTAATCGATCGATGCTCACCCCTAACTAGTTGCCCTCTTCAGCAGAGAAGGTCAGAAGGCAACCAAATGTTAGCCTCCTCCTTGGGGAAGGCGAGTGGTTGCCTTTTCCAGGAGATTTATTGTTCGCCTTTCTAGGCAACTCCAATAATTGTCTGGAGAAGGTGACTCATTGG includes:
- the LOC116002010 gene encoding RGG repeats nuclear RNA binding protein A-like encodes the protein MATMNPFDLLGDDDNDDPSQLLAAQQQKLPPSAPAAKKGPAQAQPAKPASAAAAKMPSKPLPPADAVRESKTDFQRGRGGPRGGRGRGGGRGRGFNQDSIDTENTFGSNNGLSGGYRPSEEGEGGRPSERRGGYGGPRGGFRGGRRGGFSNGEAADGERPRRTYERRSGTGRGNEFKRDGSGRGNWGTPTDEIAPETEEPINEVEKTVDTEKQTSQEDTGDANKDSPTNETEEKEPEEKEMTLEEYEKVLEEKRKALLASKPEERKVCLDKEFASMQLLSNKKNDEEVFIKLGGSEKEKKKEAGEKVKKTKNINEFLKPTEGENYYRSGGRGRGRGRGRGGYGGNLSSVDAPSIEDVGQFPTLGSK